Part of the Terriglobia bacterium genome is shown below.
CGGCATTTCCGTACGTGCGCAGCTTCCTTCTTCGGGTTGCTGGCGATTCGCACTGCAGGTCTTCGATCAAAGCGGAAGCAGAGCGGAAAAGCACGGAGTATCCAGCCATGACTGCGGCATGGCAGATGTTTTTGGCGATCATTGATTTTCCCAAGCCATTCTGGCCGATCATGACCAGGTTGCGTGCCTCTTTGATGAAGTCCAGCGTGAGAGCGCGTTCGATGACGTCCCGTTCGATTTTCTCGGGCCAGTTCCAGTCGAAGTCGGCCATGGGTTTGAACTTCTTGATTCCCGACAGGCCCAGGCGACGTTCCAGGCTTCGGCGCGAACGATCGTCGGCTTCGATCTCCGACAGTTGTTCAAGCATCATACGTGGAGCCCAGCGGCCGGTTGTGGCCCGGGCGATAAAGTCATCGAGATTTTGCGCGACTGCCCGCAAGCCAATCTTCTCGAGTTTCGTGTTCAGGTTACTCGTCGGGGTCGTCGTCTTTGGCAAGGTCATCGTAAGTCTCCAAGGCATGTGGGGTGACGGATAGGTTTTCGAGTTCCGGGTAACGCGACAGGTCGACCGGGGACGGTGTTCGACGTTTGTTGGAGCGGCGGCGTTGGTTGAGAATAAAGGCTACCGAGGAAGCGCGTGGGGTTTTACGATCAAGAGCTTCGCAAACGGCGGCACGCACCTCTCTCGCTCCGTAGAGGTCCAGGAGATTCAGCAGTTGAGTGGTTTGGCTGCCGGCGGACTCGCCGCGAGCGAAGGCGGCATCGAGCAAGGCCTCGCTTTCGGGGACTGCCTGGGCGAGCCGGCCGCCGCGTGTGGAGCCAAGCGCCTTGCGTTTTTCTTTCAGCAACTCTTCCTGGTGCGCCGGATCGAGAATCTGCTGGCGGCGATCGTAAGAGCGGCGGTGGCGGGCAATCTCCTGGCTGCCGTCGAGAATGCGCACCGTGGATTCTGAAGCGGCCAGCATGAGCGGGCGACCGACGGCTGCCGGAGGGATCGAGTAATCGTTGAGGTCGAAGCGGATGTAGATGGTTTTGCCCGACTGCACCGTGATGAGCAGATCGGAGTCAAACCGGTGTGCAGGCAGCGGCAGCAGGCGTGGCGTTTCTTCCGCGAAGGCCTCCGCTACGGTGCGGTGATCGCCGCCGGGCCAGGGGCGGCCGTGGGCTTCCCGATCGCGCCAGGCGAGGGCCTGGCGGTTGAAATCCTCCAAAGTGGTAAACGGGCGGGCGGCGAAGAAGGATTCCCGTATATACCGTATGGCCCGCTCGACCCGCCCTTTTTGATTGCCCGCACGAACCTGGCAAGGGCGTGCAGCGAAGTGGTAGTGGGCGCACAACTCCAGGAGCCGCGGATGAAAATGAATAGCATCACCGCGCCGCTCGAGCACGCAGCTGCGGAGATTATCGTACAACAGGATTCTGGGAAGGCCCTTCCAGTCGGCAAAAGCGTGCACATGGCCGCGTAGAAAGCTCTCCATGCGTTGGTCGAAGAAGAACTCGAGGTACAACCCTCGGGAATAAGAGAGTGTGATGACAAAACAGGAGAGCCGCCGACGGGCCCGGCCAAAAGAAACTTCGCCAAAATGGGCCCAGTCAACTTGTCCCTGTTCGCCCGGGAAAGTGCGCAGGCAAAGAAACGCTTCCTTGTGGGCGGGGCGCAGGCAGGCGACGACCCGGCGCAGCTGCACCACACTGCCGCAGTAGCCGCGATCCCGGATCATCTGGAAAAGTCGTGTGGCCCGCAGGCGCGGATGCTTTGCCAGAACCTCGCGAATGAAGTCGGCATATGGGTCCGTTACACTGGGTCGTAATGTTTTGGTGTTATTGAACCGTTCGGTTTCCACGGCAATGCTGACCGTGTCCGGGTGAAGAACGAGTTCGTGAGCAATCGTCCCGACCTTCCAGTGTTCGGCATAGAACAAGCGGCGAATCCGGGCGCGGGTTTCCTCGTCAATCATGGCAATCACCTCAGTCGATGAAAAGGATTCACAAACCGGCCTGCCTGGCCGCAGATGATGCAGTAAGGCGCTCCGGGATCATGAATCACTCTGGTTTCCTGGGTTTGTTTGCCGCCATTTTCGGCGACAGCCGGTGGGTGAAGCGCCGGCGTGAGGATTTTGTCAGGGGAAGGCATGACGGGGGAACCTTGATCCATAACGGAAACTGCCGCCAGTCGTCGTCGATAGGACTGTTGACGGTCCCGTTGGTCGAGTCTCCCTTCAGGAGTTCGCCGATGACGCAGATTCGCAGCTCGACGTTGCTCCCGCCGTGCTTTGCCACGGCAATGGTCGCTGCAATACTGCTGGCCCCGGTCACACCGGCGGCAGATCCAGAATATGGCGCCGCACCCTTGTGCCCGGCAAAACCTTTGCCGGAGAGCATCTTCAGCCGTGTGTCGCATTCTCACCCAAAGGCGAGACTGGACAACGGCTGCCGATCATGGCAGCTTAATGGCGGCAGTGTAGACACCCTCTCAATCGAGAGGTACCGCCAATGGACCCCGGTCGAGGACACGACCGGGGTCTCCTCTACTCGACCTTCCGCACAAGATTACACGAAGATGATGATGAACTCCGCGCCTGCGGCGCGGATGATGTTGCGGGTATCTATTCCGGCGGGTGTTCAGAAAAGTACGGATTCAGATGATCGATGACATGGGGCGTGCGCTCCTGCGATTACCGATGTTTCGCTGGGTATTACG
Proteins encoded:
- the istB gene encoding IS21-like element helper ATPase IstB, yielding MTLPKTTTPTSNLNTKLEKIGLRAVAQNLDDFIARATTGRWAPRMMLEQLSEIEADDRSRRSLERRLGLSGIKKFKPMADFDWNWPEKIERDVIERALTLDFIKEARNLVMIGQNGLGKSMIAKNICHAAVMAGYSVLFRSASALIEDLQCESPATRRRKLRTYGNAGLVCVDEVGYLSYDDNAADLLYEVINRRYERRSVIVTTNRGFKEWNEVFPNASCIVTLVDRLTHHADVTKLEGQSYRLRESELEAAARRKKK
- the istA gene encoding IS21 family transposase — its product is MIDEETRARIRRLFYAEHWKVGTIAHELVLHPDTVSIAVETERFNNTKTLRPSVTDPYADFIREVLAKHPRLRATRLFQMIRDRGYCGSVVQLRRVVACLRPAHKEAFLCLRTFPGEQGQVDWAHFGEVSFGRARRRLSCFVITLSYSRGLYLEFFFDQRMESFLRGHVHAFADWKGLPRILLYDNLRSCVLERRGDAIHFHPRLLELCAHYHFAARPCQVRAGNQKGRVERAIRYIRESFFAARPFTTLEDFNRQALAWRDREAHGRPWPGGDHRTVAEAFAEETPRLLPLPAHRFDSDLLITVQSGKTIYIRFDLNDYSIPPAAVGRPLMLAASESTVRILDGSQEIARHRRSYDRRQQILDPAHQEELLKEKRKALGSTRGGRLAQAVPESEALLDAAFARGESAGSQTTQLLNLLDLYGAREVRAAVCEALDRKTPRASSVAFILNQRRRSNKRRTPSPVDLSRYPELENLSVTPHALETYDDLAKDDDPDE